CTATTTATTCAGAGAGTTACAGATCTGTTGGTTAATTTCTCTGACTTTAGCTTCATTCATCTTGATGACTTTACGGTCATAAGTCATCAGACCGTTGATTTCACCTTCCACGTCTGTCGTCTGGGTATATACGGCAGCAGAGAAGCCTTTCTGGATTAATTCCAACAGATGTCTGCCATATTTAATGTATTCGTTCGTTACTTCGTCCGAAGAGTTGAATTTCACATATCCCCAGTTTTTCTTGTCATTCACCCAAGTGTTTCCTTCTACTACCAAGCCGATACCTCCGTATTCACCCAATACAGTAGCACGTCTCGGGTCGTAAAGGAACATGTTCGGACCCGGATAGTGGTGAAGGTCGAGAATATCGCCACAAGTATAGTGATTACCACCACTGGCAGGATTTACCAGGCGGCTAGGATCGTATTCTTTGGTCCATGCTACGATTTCCGGAGTCTTGAATTGTCCCCATGCTTCATTGAAAGGAACCCATACGGCGATACTCGGATAAGAATACAGACAGTCGATGATTTCTTTCCACTCTTTGCGGTAGTTAGCTTCGGAAGCAGCGGAACGAATCACTTCCGTACCGTTGAAATAATTGCGTGCTTGCCACTGTGGGCTAGGACCACCGTTCGGCATATCTTGCCATACGATCAATCCTAATTGGTCGCAATGAGTGTACCAGCGTGCAGGTTCTACTTTGACGTGCTTACGTACCATATTGTAGCCGAAGTCTTTCGTCTTCTTCAAGTCATAAACCAATGCTTCATCTGTCGGTGCAGTATACAAACCGTCAGGCCACCATCCCTGGTCGAGCGGACCGAACTGGAAATAGTCTTTGTTGTTCAATTGCAGGCGAGTGATGCCATTCTGACCTTTGCGGATAGAATATTTACGCATAGCGGTATAACTCTTTACCTGGTCTATTGCTTTTCCGTCTTTATACAGAGTCACCTCCATATTGTAGAGGAAAGGAGAGTCCGGAGACCACAGTTTGGCATTGGCAGGCATTGCCAGTTCAACAGGTACTCCGTTCAACGCTGCGCCTTTGGCTACAAGGTTCTTGCCATCGAATACTTTTACTTCCACTTTGTCTGCGGAAGTCGTATTGGCAGCAACTTCTACCTTCACAGAATGATTGTCAATATCAGGAGTAGTTTTCAGATTAGTGATGTATTGTGTTGCCACCGGTTCCAACCACACTGTTTGCCAGATACCTGTAACCGGAGTGTACCAAATGCCATGAGGATTTGCTATTTGTTTTCCTCTGGGTTGTTCGCCACGATCTGAAGGGTCCCATACTTTTACTACCAAGTCATTATTTCCTTTATTAAGTACAGAAGTAATATCGAAATAGAAAGGAGTAAATCCGCCTGTGTGTTCACCTACCTTTACGTCATTCACCCAAACCTCTGCTTTCCAGTCTACTGCTCCGAAGTGTAATAGGATTTGTTTCCCACGCCAGGCAGAAGGAACGTCGAAAGTGCGTTGGTACCATAGTTCTTCTTTCTCGTTTATCATTTTGCCTACGCCCGATAAAGACGATTCTACGGCAAAAGGAACAAGAATATCACCTTGGTAAGCGGCAGGTGCAGGAGTACCTTTGGGAGTGATTGCATATTTCCAAAGCCCGTTCAGGTTTTTCCAGTCGTTGCGTTCCATGATAGGACGCGGATATTCCGGCAATACGTTTTTAGGGTCAAGCTGTTCTCCCCACGATGTCTTGATTTTGTCGCCGGCAGGTTTCCATTGAGCAAAAGTCGAACTGCATAAAGCCAATGCAAGCAGCATTGTTAGAAAATTCTTTTTCATGTTCATGGTATAAAAATATAGTTAGTTATTAGATATAAATTCCATTAAAAGAATATTGCAAAGAAAGGGAAATTAATAGAGAATAAAGGAAATTAGCTGTTCAAAAAATAATAAATTCTCTTCTTTTTGATCAAATAAAGAGTTTTGGGTGGTATACAAGGAGGGGATTGACCGATTTTTATTCTTTATTGAACCGTTATTTTTATATGATATTGAAAATAGTGTACACCTTTGTAATGTAATATCAGGATACAAAAATATAATAGTCTTAAAAGTTTCTTTTATATGAGATTTTCCGTATTTTTGTATGACTGATGATCGTTAGTACAACTGAATATAAGAGAGATACCTGCATTGGAATTTTGACAACTTAATCATTGGGATGATTTAAATGGAAATATAGAACGGGGATATGCTGGTAAGTCGTTATGGAAATGGGAGGAGTTGCCCGAGAAGGTAGATGAGAGATACATTGACTATGCTCGTGCCAATGCGTCCATAGGTATCAATGGAGTAGTGCTGAACAATGTTAATGCCGATCCTCGTATTTTGCGCAGGGACTATTTGAAGAAAGTAGCTGCCTTGGCAGATGTTTTTCGTAAATACCATATACGGGTTTATCTTACAGCTAATTTTGCAGCACCTTTAAAACCGTCGGCAACTCCGGATGTGATGAAGCAATGGGGAGGGATAGGTGACCTTGATACAGCTGATCCGCGAGATCCGCATGTACAAGCGTGGTGGAAAGCGAAAGTTGATGAGATATATGAGCTGATTCCTGATTTTGGCGGATTTTTAGTAAAAGCCAATTCGGAAGGTATGCCCGGTCCTCAAGACTATCATTGTACTCATGCAGAAGGAGCAAATTTATTGGTCTGTGCTTTAAAACCTCATGGAGGCATTGTGATGTGGCGCACTTTTGTTTATAATCCGGAGATTGATAAAGATCGTATCAAAGTTCTTATAAAGAGTTTCTTCCGCTTGATGGGAAGTTTGATGACAATGTGATCTTACAGACGAAAAACGGGGCACTTCGTCATAAGATTGATTCCCGGAGATTTGCAGAGGTAATGGAGAGTCTTTTGAAAGAACGGAGAGATGCTGAAACATATTACAATGTTGCTATTCATTTTTTTGATCTTTATAAGTAAAATCTGTATTGGATGAGTTTTGATGTGAAAATGGTTATTTTTTGTCCTTTATTGAATGGCTATTTTCGTAACTTATCGGAAAGATTGCCGAACTTTGGGTGTGAGTAATTCATACACTTCTTGTTACTAAACTTATTACGATATTATGATATGAATAGAAAAGTTTTGAGGGGGCTTTACAATTCAATAAAATAGCTCACTTTGATGAACTGAATACCTGGACACAAAGCGGAACTGAACGTATGGTTCGCAAAGATGACTGGAAACTGGTGCTTGACAGCTATGGCCGGGGCGAATTGTATAATTTGAAAGCAGCTCCATTGCCGGTGCCAAGAAATCGTTATCATTTTAAGCGAAATCCATATAACTATCATTTTGAAGATAAAATAAATAGAACTGAATAACTAGAACTAATGTACAATGAGAATCTTTTCGCTATTAATATTATTGGCAGTGGCATCTGCCTTGCAATCACAAGTGGTTGTGAATGAGAATGTAAAACATAGTAAATATACTTTCCCATTAGTCGCATCGAAAATAAAGGCGACCGTGTGTTATGATGCCAATGATTACCCGGTTGTAAAGAAGGTTGCCGAACTGTTTGTGTCTGATATTGAAAATGTCACAGGACAGAGATTAAAATTGGCAGATGAATGGAAGAAAGGAAGAACAGTGGTGATTGTCGGTACTATTGAAAAGAATCAAGCAATTCGTCAGCTAGCCTCCAATGGGAAAATAGATATATCTCCTTTGGAAGGAGCATGGGAACGTTATCTGATTCAGACAGTTAATCATCCTTTTCCAGGAGTAGATAAAGCGCTGATTGTAGCCGGAAGTGACAGGCGAGGAGCTTCTTACGGTTTGTTTTCTCTTTCGGAAATGGCAGGTGTGTCTCCTTGGTATTGGTGGGCGGATGTCCCTGTGAAGAAACATAAAACACTTTATGTAGATGCTCCCACCACTGTTTCCAAGACTCCTTCCGTGAAATATAGAGGTGTTTTTCTGAATGATGAAGATTGGGGACTGAAACCTTGGGCCGCTAAGACTTTTGAGAAAGAGCGTGGAAATATAGGTCCCCGTACTTATGCCAAAATATGCGAATTATTGTTACGGTTGAAAGCCAATCATTTGGCTCCTGCCATGCATCCGGTGTCGACCGCATTTTATAAGATACCTGAAAATAAGTTGGTGGCAGATACTTTTGCTATTGTAATGGGGTCCAGTCATTGCGAACCATTATTGTTAAATACAGCTAGTGAATGGAATTCAAAAACGATGGGACCCTGGGATTATGGTAAAAATAAGGATAAAATTAATGAAGTTCTAGGAAACCGTGTAAAGGAAAACTGTGCCTATGAGAATGTATACACATTGGCTTTGAGAGGATTGCATGATGCGGCAATGGGAGGAGGTGATGTCCCCATGAAAGAAAAGGTCAAAATGCTGGAGAGTGCGTTGAAAGACCAGCGTAATTTGATAGCAGAACATTTTGATCGACCGGTTGAAACAATTCCACAGGCATTTACTCCATACAAAGAGGTATTGGAAATCTATTCGAATGGATTGGAATTGCCGGATGATGTAACCATTATTTGGCCAGATGATAACTTCGGCTATATGAAGCGCTTAAGTGGCCCGCATGAACAAAAGCGCTCCGGGCGTGCAGGTGTTTACTACCATGTCTCTTATCTGGGAGTTCCCCATAGCTATTTGTGGTACAGCACTACTCCCCCGGCTCTGATGTATGAGGAACTCCGAAAAGCTTATGATACGACGGCAGACCGTATCTGGCTGGCTAATTGCGGTGATTTAAAAGGAGCCGAAATGCAAGTCTCTTTATTCCTTGATATGGCTTATGATATAGATAGCTTTAATGCGAATAATGTGGTTACCTATCCCGCCCGTTGGTTGGCAAAGATGTTTGGGGAGCAGTATTATAGCGTATTTGAAGATATCACTTCTTCGCATATCAATCTGGCCTTTTCCCGGAAACCGGAATATATGGGTTGGGGATATTGGAATAATTATTGGGGCGGGGGAGAGAAACGCACGGATACAGAGTTCTCTTTTGCCAATTATAATGAAGCAGAAAATCGTCTGAACGAATATAGCCGCATTGGGAAGAAAGCGGAAAATCTTTTGGCATCTTTGGATAAAGACAGTCAGCCGGCTTTTTATCAGTTATTATACTACCCGGTGAAAGGTGCCGAACTGATGAACCACATGACTATAAAAGGACAATATTATCGGCAGTATGTTCGTCAGCAGCGTGCCGCCGCCAATTTGATAAAGGAGAAGGTAAAGAATTACCATGATAGTCTGCAAATCATAACTGAAGGGTATAATTCTTTGTTGAACGGGAAATGGAAATATATGATGTCTTTGAAACAGAATTATGAAGGTTCCAGTTCTTATTTTATGCTTCCATTGATGGAAGAAAGTTATACACCGGTTGGTGCTCCTAAATTGGCTCTTCAGGCAGAAAGTGAAATTTTGGATAAAGGTGGGATAAGCTATCATAGTTTGCCTGTTTATAACACTTTTTCCCGTAAAAGCCATTGGATCGATGTGTATAATCAAGGAAGTGGAGATTTGAGTTGGACTGCAAAGCCGTCGGACGATTGGATTATAGTGTCTCAAAAAGCTGGGAAAACTCCGACAGAGGACCGAATCAGGGTATCTGTTGATTGGGAGAAAGTTCCGGTTGGAGAGAGTATTAAAGGTTCTGTGGAGTTTAGTTCTAATGATCAAAAAGAATGTGTATTGGTTTCTGTCTTTAATCCGGCGTCTCCTGCGCGTGATGAGATACAAGGAGTGTATATGGAAGAAAATGGGTATGTTTCTATTCCGGCTGCAGGGTTTCATCGTAAGTTTGAGAGTAATGACATAAAAATGAATATTCTTCCCGGGATTGGTTTTGAAGGTAATGCTTTGCAATTAGGGAATCCTATATCTCCCTTACAGATGTATCGTGCGGGGGATGTACCTAGAGTGGAATATGATTTTTATACGTTTAATGCCGGGACTTATGATGTGTATACCTATGTTCTACCTACATTCCCTTTGCACGCAGAACGAGACTATAAATTGCCGGAACATACTAATTCGGACACAAAGTATAGTGTCCGTATAGATGATGGTTCCATTTCTACTCCTTCTACTTCTGCTGTTGAGTATTCTCAAGTTTGGTATGATAGTGTACTGAAGAACTGTAGAGTGAATAAATCTACTTTGTATGTGAAGAAGCCGGGCAAACACACCCTACAGATACGTTGTGGTGATCCCGGAGTCGTCATTCAAAAAATAGTCATCGACATGGGAGGATTAAAACGTTCATACCTTGGACCTGAAAGTACAAAATGCAATTAGTCTAATTGATTGGAGAACCAGATGGCTTTGCCATGGGTTCTTCTTTTTTTTGTGGTATTCCCAGTACAGGCATCCCATCTTTGTCCCACTCTATTTTTTGCAAGCGGGGAGAACGTGAGTCTATGGCACCCGGAGCATCGTTGGGTACCTGACGGGCATGATAAAGCATATAACATTCCTTTCCATCCGGTGAAGAGGTGAAAGAGATGCCGCCGGGGCCAAAAACTTCATTCTCCGGGTCCTGCATAAATACAGGTGTCGGATGTTTTTTCCAGGAAGCAGGATCCAACAGGTTGGCATTGGCGTCTGCTGTCAGTAATCCTACACAATAATAGGGAGTCCAGCTACCGCTGGCGGAATAAAAAATGCACACTTTGTCTTTGTTCTTCGGTTGGAAGAAATGAGGTGCTTCGTTCACATGGATCGGATAGGCAGTTTTGCTACCATCGGGATTCACCCATTGACACTCCCATTCATATTCAGGTTTGGAAATCAGGACTCTATCAGAAGAAAGGGTCCACGGATTTTCCATCGAAGCGATGTAAATACATTGTGTCTCGCTGTCAATCCTTCGTTTTTGCCATCCGCACCAAATCATGTAACGCTGTCCGTTGTGTTCGAAAGTACTTGCATGAATCGCCCAGTTGTTATCTTTGTCGGTCGGGATACGGCCTTTCATGACAAATTTACCCTCTGTAGGAATAGCCGCATCGTTTTCAATCACATAAATCTGGTGATTGTCCATATTACCATCGTCTGCTGCGAAGTAAATATACCATTTGTTGTTGATGCGATGCATCTCGGGAGCCCATAAGTGATGGGAATTACTGGGGTCGGTTGGTATCCATACTGACCTTTCTAGACTGTCATTCAGATTTGTTATGTCATTGGTTTCCCAAAGCATGATTCTGTTTTCAGAGCCTTGCGTATAATAATATTTCCCTTTATAAAAAACAGCCCATGGCTCTGCTCCTCTTTCACGTAGCGGATTTGTATAAGTAGCTCCTGTTACGGCTTCCTTTTCCGGTTCTGTTTTCTTCTTGGTAGGTTGACAGGATGCACAAATAATTATTAAAAGTACGGTTAAGAATAACAATCTGCTTCTCATGGTATTTTTACTTAATAATGATATTGCAAAGAAAGCATAAAATCTTGATAAATCATCTTTTTTTTTGCAGATTGGTTAGTATTTATCCTTAATTGGTTTGTATTTATTGAATTTCTAACTGTTTTTTCTCATCTTTGCAGCACGAACTTTAAAATAGATATTGTATGAAACTGAAGCACCTTATTATTCTTCTTAGTATTATTTGCTGTTCCCAGTCTGTATTTGGACAAAAAGCCAATCGACAACCGAAGACGAGTGGCAATCCTGTATTTCCGGGATGGTATGCCGATCCGGAAGGAGTTGTATTTGGAGATGAATACTGGATTTATCCTACCTATTCGGCACCTTATGACGAACAGACTTTCATGGATGCCTTCTCGTCTAAAGACCTGGTGAACTGGACAAAGCATCCGAAAGTATTATCAAAAGAGAATATCAGTTGGTTTAAACGTGCTTTGTGGGCACCTGCCGTGATTCATGCGAATGATAAATATTATATATTCTTCGGTGCGAATGATATTCAAAGCAATAATGAACTGGGCGGTATTGGTGTAGCTGTCGCCGACAACCCAGCCGGACCATTTAAAGATGCGTTAGGCAAACCTCTGATTGATAAATTTGTAAATGGTGCGCAACCGATCGATCAGTTTGTTTACAAAGATGATGACGGGCAATATTATATGTATTATGGTGGCTGGGGACATTGTAATATGGTCAAACTCGCCCCGGACTTGTTGAGCATCGTGCCGTTTGAAGATGGTACCCTTTATAAGGAAGTAACCCCCGAAAAATATGTAGAGGGACCTTTTATGTTGAAACGTAACGGAAAATACTATTTTATGTGGTCGGAAGGCGGTTGGACCGGACCGGATTATTGCGTTGCTTATGCCATTGCCGACTCACCGTTCGGACCCTTCAAAAGAGAAGCAAAAATATTACAGAGAGATCCCAATGTTGGAACAGGTGCAGGCCATCATTCAGTGGTCAAAGGACCGGGAAAGGACGAATGGTACATCGTTTATCATCGCCATCCATTGGGTGAAACGGATGGAAATGCTCGTGTGACTTGCGTTGACCGTATGTACTTTGATAAAGATGGAAAAATAAAACCCATAAAGATGACTTTCGAGGGAGTAAAAGCCAGTCCCTTGAAGCGAAAATAAGTTCAGTCCGGAAATAATTAGTTATATATTTCTGTCCATAGGGATGGAGTAAAATGTTCCCCTTATCTTTAGTCGTCAGACAAAGTAAGGGGAATATTTATTACTCAATCCCTTGTTTTTTTATTGTAAAAAGGCGTTTTGGTTTGTATTTGTTCTTTATTGAATAGTTTTTTTCGTTCTTTTTCGGCTATTTCTGCAATCTTTGTAACAGGAAAAATACTATAAACTTATAAACTATCATGAAAGGCAAAATTCTTTTGGCTCTGACGTTGTTATTGGGAGCATCAACTACTATGTGGGCAGTCGGTAATTTAGGAAAAGCAAACCAGAAGAAGCACGCATATACAAATAAAGATGTATGGGCGGCTTATGAAGGATTTAACAATACACTACTAGACTCTAATAAATATATTTATAAAACAAATACCTCTTATCCGAGCGCTGTTGACCGTGGCAATGGAGCAGCGGCTATCTGGTGCCAGCCTATTTATTGGGACATGGCGATGAATGCCTATAAACTGGCAAAGGCACAGAAAGACAAAAAGAAGACAAGTTATTATAAAACACTTTGCGAAAAAATATTCGCAGGGAACAAAGCGCAATATTGCCAGTTCGATTTTGATGATAACAACGAAAACACCGGCTGGTTCATCTACGATGACATCATGTGGTGGACTATCAGCTTGGCACGCGGCTACGAACTTTTTGGAGTGGATGAATATCTGAAACTCTCGGAAGCCAGTTTCAAACGGGTATGGTATGGCTCGGAAAAAGTGGGTGATACAGGCTCGTATGACAAAGAAAACGGAGGTATGTTCTGGCAATGGCAACCTATTCGGAATCCAAAACCGAATAAATTCGGTGATGGAAAGATGGCATGCATCAACTTTCCGACAGTTGTTGCAGCATTAACCCTTTATAATAACGTGCCTGAAAATAGAAAAGAATCGACCGACAAACGACCGGATTATCAGACGAAGGCTCAATATCTTGCCAAAGGTAAAGAAATCTATGAATGGGGAGTGGAAAATCTCTTGGAT
The Bacteroides caecimuris DNA segment above includes these coding regions:
- a CDS encoding glycosyl hydrolase 115 family protein, giving the protein MRIFSLLILLAVASALQSQVVVNENVKHSKYTFPLVASKIKATVCYDANDYPVVKKVAELFVSDIENVTGQRLKLADEWKKGRTVVIVGTIEKNQAIRQLASNGKIDISPLEGAWERYLIQTVNHPFPGVDKALIVAGSDRRGASYGLFSLSEMAGVSPWYWWADVPVKKHKTLYVDAPTTVSKTPSVKYRGVFLNDEDWGLKPWAAKTFEKERGNIGPRTYAKICELLLRLKANHLAPAMHPVSTAFYKIPENKLVADTFAIVMGSSHCEPLLLNTASEWNSKTMGPWDYGKNKDKINEVLGNRVKENCAYENVYTLALRGLHDAAMGGGDVPMKEKVKMLESALKDQRNLIAEHFDRPVETIPQAFTPYKEVLEIYSNGLELPDDVTIIWPDDNFGYMKRLSGPHEQKRSGRAGVYYHVSYLGVPHSYLWYSTTPPALMYEELRKAYDTTADRIWLANCGDLKGAEMQVSLFLDMAYDIDSFNANNVVTYPARWLAKMFGEQYYSVFEDITSSHINLAFSRKPEYMGWGYWNNYWGGGEKRTDTEFSFANYNEAENRLNEYSRIGKKAENLLASLDKDSQPAFYQLLYYPVKGAELMNHMTIKGQYYRQYVRQQRAAANLIKEKVKNYHDSLQIITEGYNSLLNGKWKYMMSLKQNYEGSSSYFMLPLMEESYTPVGAPKLALQAESEILDKGGISYHSLPVYNTFSRKSHWIDVYNQGSGDLSWTAKPSDDWIIVSQKAGKTPTEDRIRVSVDWEKVPVGESIKGSVEFSSNDQKECVLVSVFNPASPARDEIQGVYMEENGYVSIPAAGFHRKFESNDIKMNILPGIGFEGNALQLGNPISPLQMYRAGDVPRVEYDFYTFNAGTYDVYTYVLPTFPLHAERDYKLPEHTNSDTKYSVRIDDGSISTPSTSAVEYSQVWYDSVLKNCRVNKSTLYVKKPGKHTLQIRCGDPGVVIQKIVIDMGGLKRSYLGPESTKCN
- a CDS encoding glycoside hydrolase family 76 protein produces the protein MKGKILLALTLLLGASTTMWAVGNLGKANQKKHAYTNKDVWAAYEGFNNTLLDSNKYIYKTNTSYPSAVDRGNGAAAIWCQPIYWDMAMNAYKLAKAQKDKKKTSYYKTLCEKIFAGNKAQYCQFDFDDNNENTGWFIYDDIMWWTISLARGYELFGVDEYLKLSEASFKRVWYGSEKVGDTGSYDKENGGMFWQWQPIRNPKPNKFGDGKMACINFPTVVAALTLYNNVPENRKESTDKRPDYQTKAQYLAKGKEIYEWGVENLLDKATGKIADSRHGNGNPAWKAHVYNQATFIGASILLYKATGEKRYLDNAILAADYTVKDMSAEHKVLPFEGGIEQGIYTAIFAEYMAWLVYDCGQTQYLPFLKRTIETGWANRDETRNVCGGEYYKKLPEGAEIDSYSASGIPALMLLFPAKK
- a CDS encoding family 43 glycosylhydrolase, whose product is MRSRLLFLTVLLIIICASCQPTKKKTEPEKEAVTGATYTNPLRERGAEPWAVFYKGKYYYTQGSENRIMLWETNDITNLNDSLERSVWIPTDPSNSHHLWAPEMHRINNKWYIYFAADDGNMDNHQIYVIENDAAIPTEGKFVMKGRIPTDKDNNWAIHASTFEHNGQRYMIWCGWQKRRIDSETQCIYIASMENPWTLSSDRVLISKPEYEWECQWVNPDGSKTAYPIHVNEAPHFFQPKNKDKVCIFYSASGSWTPYYCVGLLTADANANLLDPASWKKHPTPVFMQDPENEVFGPGGISFTSSPDGKECYMLYHARQVPNDAPGAIDSRSPRLQKIEWDKDGMPVLGIPQKKEEPMAKPSGSPIN
- a CDS encoding glycoside hydrolase family 43 protein produces the protein MKLKHLIILLSIICCSQSVFGQKANRQPKTSGNPVFPGWYADPEGVVFGDEYWIYPTYSAPYDEQTFMDAFSSKDLVNWTKHPKVLSKENISWFKRALWAPAVIHANDKYYIFFGANDIQSNNELGGIGVAVADNPAGPFKDALGKPLIDKFVNGAQPIDQFVYKDDDGQYYMYYGGWGHCNMVKLAPDLLSIVPFEDGTLYKEVTPEKYVEGPFMLKRNGKYYFMWSEGGWTGPDYCVAYAIADSPFGPFKREAKILQRDPNVGTGAGHHSVVKGPGKDEWYIVYHRHPLGETDGNARVTCVDRMYFDKDGKIKPIKMTFEGVKASPLKRK
- a CDS encoding glycoside hydrolase family 2 protein, which codes for MKKNFLTMLLALALCSSTFAQWKPAGDKIKTSWGEQLDPKNVLPEYPRPIMERNDWKNLNGLWKYAITPKGTPAPAAYQGDILVPFAVESSLSGVGKMINEKEELWYQRTFDVPSAWRGKQILLHFGAVDWKAEVWVNDVKVGEHTGGFTPFYFDITSVLNKGNNDLVVKVWDPSDRGEQPRGKQIANPHGIWYTPVTGIWQTVWLEPVATQYITNLKTTPDIDNHSVKVEVAANTTSADKVEVKVFDGKNLVAKGAALNGVPVELAMPANAKLWSPDSPFLYNMEVTLYKDGKAIDQVKSYTAMRKYSIRKGQNGITRLQLNNKDYFQFGPLDQGWWPDGLYTAPTDEALVYDLKKTKDFGYNMVRKHVKVEPARWYTHCDQLGLIVWQDMPNGGPSPQWQARNYFNGTEVIRSAASEANYRKEWKEIIDCLYSYPSIAVWVPFNEAWGQFKTPEIVAWTKEYDPSRLVNPASGGNHYTCGDILDLHHYPGPNMFLYDPRRATVLGEYGGIGLVVEGNTWVNDKKNWGYVKFNSSDEVTNEYIKYGRHLLELIQKGFSAAVYTQTTDVEGEINGLMTYDRKVIKMNEAKVREINQQICNSLNK